A single window of Nicotiana sylvestris chromosome 5, ASM39365v2, whole genome shotgun sequence DNA harbors:
- the LOC138868773 gene encoding uncharacterized protein, translating to MVEVKRVNDRLMEIKLMVGELTLNVIRTYAPQVGLDEEVKRHFWEELDEVVCGIPPIEKLFKGGDFNGYIGTSIGGYGEVHGGFGFKDRNKGCTALLDFAKVFELVSELWLPQDE from the coding sequence ATGGTTGAGGTTAAGCGGGTGAATGATAGGCTTATGGAGATTAAGTTAATGGTTGGAGAGCTCACCCTAAATGTCATTAGAACTTACGCACCCCAAGTGGGCTTAGATGAGGAGGTTAAGAGGCATTTCTGGGAGGAGTTGGATGAGGTTGTATGTGGTATTCCGCCCATTGAGAAGTTGTTTAAAGGAGGGGATTTTAATGGGTATATTGGGACATCCATCGGGGGTTACGGTGAGGTGCATGGTGGTTTTGGATTTAAGGATAGGAATAAAGGATGTACGGCTTTGTTGGACTTCGCTAAGGTTTTTGAGTTGGTAAGCGAACTCTGGCTTCCCCAAGATgaatga